The following coding sequences are from one Xiphias gladius isolate SHS-SW01 ecotype Sanya breed wild chromosome 14, ASM1685928v1, whole genome shotgun sequence window:
- the capn10 gene encoding calpain-10 isoform X2 gives MKGEGRAECGGEVLAEDLDFPSDDKSLFSDSTTPISRLQGNITWRRPQEICQSPVLFPDNINLGHAKQGLLGDCWFLCACTILLKNKHLLNKVLPPDQPQWGDSKYRGFFQFRFWQQGHWTEVTIDDRLPCINTTLCFSRCHCPTAFWVALLEKAYAKLHGSYERLWAGQVSEALVDLTGGLAEHWSLGDLGSEEEQRPEQDSDQVRRRRLDLNLLYPVRDDCALSCSTQSSPGGASELGQYHALTVLEWLDVKTSSGSKVRLLRIRNPWGRCCFGGAWIGSGAGWSSVDPVCASELQARVAEGEFWLDEAEFMTQFDDVTVGYPITKEGHLKSIYTGCLLKHFHQLPGRWVKGHSAGGSRNSSSYGTNPKFWLKVSERGEVLVSLLQHRKWRKMDKYAQKPPEDSKNTKHQHYQATALHMWKVEKKRFNLSRMLNKPPCASTHCHAYEREVVLQGQLEPGYYLLIPSTYQPGAEARFLIRVFSSSSISLSALKSPAPSLPLTTDVCDDPAVTSGVNIRITLHQSRPDTDLHPIGFHIYKVSEGASVQMIPRDEDPVASCVPHCYTQDVSLDCSLLPGTYTILTSTYEPDCPADFTLSLARRIHRKVVKSQERLGRAIQETRSRALLGPEHSRRLKRPQEQMTSGRIEGMK, from the exons ATGAAAGGGGAGGGAAGGGCAGAGTGTGGAGGAGAGGTTTTGGCTGAGGACCTGGACTTCCCCTCTGACGACAAGTCCCTGTTCTCTGACAGCACCACGCCAATTTCCAGGCTGCAGGGTAACATTACATGGCGGCGCCCGCAG GAGATCTGCCAGTCACCAGTTCTCTTCCCTGACAACATCAACTTGGGTCATGCTAAACAAGGCTTATTAGGAGATTGCTGGTTTCTCTGTGCCTGCACCATCCTGCTCAAGAACAAGCATCTACTTAACAAG GTGTTGCCCCCAGACCAGCCCCAGTGGGGTGACAGCAAGTACAGGGGCTTCTTCCAGTTTCGTTTCTGGCAGCAGGGACACTGGACAGAGGTGACCATCGATGACCGCCTGCCCTGTATTAATACCACTCTCTGCTTCTCACGTTGCCACTGCCCCACTGCCTTTTGGGTAGCCCTCTTGGAGAAGGCCTATGCCAA GCTTCATGGCTCATATGAGCGACTGTGGGCAGGGCAAGTGTCAGAGGCCCTGGTGGATTTGACTGGTGGCCTAGCGGAACACTGGAGCTTGGGAGACCTCGggtcagaggaggagcagagaccAGAACAGGACAGCGACCAGGTCAGGAGGAGAAGGCTGGACCTGAACCTTCTGTACCCAGTGAGGGATGACTGTGCACTGAGCTGCTCCACTCAGAGCAGCCCTGGAG GTGCCAGTGAGCTGGGTCAGTACCATGCTCTGACTGTCCTGGAGTGGTTGGATGTGAAGACGTCATCAGGGAGCAAAGTACGGCTACTCAGGATCAGAAATCCCTGGGGAAGATGCTGCTTTGGAGGGGCATGGATAGGGAG TGGTGCAGGTTGGAGCTCTGTCGACCCTGTCTGTGCTTCAGAGCTACAAGCCAGGGTGGCTGAGGGCGAGTTCTGGTTGGATGAGGCTGAATTCATGACCCAgtttgatgatgtcacagtgggATACCCCATTACTAAGGAGGGACACCTGAAGAGCATCTATACTG GATGTCTGCTAAAACACTTTCATCAGCTGCCTGGCCGGTGGGTAAAAGGGCATTCAGCTGGCGGTAGCcgaaacagcagcagctatgGTACCAACCCCAAATTTTGGCTcaaagtgagtgagagaggagaggttcTGGTATCCCTGCTGCAGCATAGGAAGTGGAGAAAAATGGATAAATACGCACAAAAGCCACCTGAGGACAGCAAGAACACAAAGCACCAGCACTACCAGGCTACTGCTCTACACATGTGGAAG gTGGAGAAGAAGCGTTTTAATCTGAGCCGGATGTTGAACAAACCTCCTTGTGCTTCTACTCACTGCCACGCCTACGAGAGAGAGGTGGTCCTCCAGGGGCAGCTGGAGCCGGGATACTACCTGCTGATCCCCAGCACCTACCAGCCTGGAGCAGAGGCCCGATTTCTCATCAGGgtcttttcttcatcttccatATCCCTTAG TGCCCTGAAAAGCCCAGCACCTTCACTACCATTAACAACCGATG TGTGTGATGACCCAGCAGTGACATCAGGAGTTAACATCAGGATTACCCTGCACCAGAGCCGCCCTGACACTGATCTGCACCCTATTGGCTTCCACATTTACAAG GTCTCAGAAGGGGCATCTGTGCAGATGATCCCCAGGGATGAGGATCCCGTGGCCAGTTGCGTCCCCCACTGTTACACTCAGGATGTCAGTCTGGACTGCAGTCTTCTTCCTGGAACTTACACCATATTAACGTCCACTTATGAGCCTGACTGCCCGGCAGACTTCACCCTCAGCCTGGCTCGCAGAATACACAG gAAGGTGGTGAAGAGTCAAGAGAGACTGGGGAGAGCCATTCAGGAG ACTAGGTCCAGAGCTCTGCTTGGACCTGAGCACAGCCGCCGTTTGAAGCGACCGCAAGAACAGATGACAAGCGGACGGATTGAAGGGATGAAATGA
- the capn10 gene encoding calpain-10 isoform X1, producing MKGEGRAECGGEVLAEDLDFPSDDKSLFSDSTTPISRLQGNITWRRPQEICQSPVLFPDNINLGHAKQGLLGDCWFLCACTILLKNKHLLNKVLPPDQPQWGDSKYRGFFQFRFWQQGHWTEVTIDDRLPCINTTLCFSRCHCPTAFWVALLEKAYAKLHGSYERLWAGQVSEALVDLTGGLAEHWSLGDLGSEEEQRPEQDSDQVRRRRLDLNLLYPVRDDCALSCSTQSSPGGASELGQYHALTVLEWLDVKTSSGSKVRLLRIRNPWGRCCFGGAWIGSGAGWSSVDPVCASELQARVAEGEFWLDEAEFMTQFDDVTVGYPITKEGHLKSIYTGCLLKHFHQLPGRWVKGHSAGGSRNSSSYGTNPKFWLKVSERGEVLVSLLQHRKWRKMDKYAQKPPEDSKNTKHQHYQATALHMWKVEKKRFNLSRMLNKPPCASTHCHAYEREVVLQGQLEPGYYLLIPSTYQPGAEARFLIRVFSSSSISLSALKSPAPSLPLTTDGEWETSYFRGSWVEGRTAGGSRNFLSHWQNPCFPFTVCDDPAVTSGVNIRITLHQSRPDTDLHPIGFHIYKVSEGASVQMIPRDEDPVASCVPHCYTQDVSLDCSLLPGTYTILTSTYEPDCPADFTLSLARRIHRKVVKSQERLGRAIQETRSRALLGPEHSRRLKRPQEQMTSGRIEGMK from the exons ATGAAAGGGGAGGGAAGGGCAGAGTGTGGAGGAGAGGTTTTGGCTGAGGACCTGGACTTCCCCTCTGACGACAAGTCCCTGTTCTCTGACAGCACCACGCCAATTTCCAGGCTGCAGGGTAACATTACATGGCGGCGCCCGCAG GAGATCTGCCAGTCACCAGTTCTCTTCCCTGACAACATCAACTTGGGTCATGCTAAACAAGGCTTATTAGGAGATTGCTGGTTTCTCTGTGCCTGCACCATCCTGCTCAAGAACAAGCATCTACTTAACAAG GTGTTGCCCCCAGACCAGCCCCAGTGGGGTGACAGCAAGTACAGGGGCTTCTTCCAGTTTCGTTTCTGGCAGCAGGGACACTGGACAGAGGTGACCATCGATGACCGCCTGCCCTGTATTAATACCACTCTCTGCTTCTCACGTTGCCACTGCCCCACTGCCTTTTGGGTAGCCCTCTTGGAGAAGGCCTATGCCAA GCTTCATGGCTCATATGAGCGACTGTGGGCAGGGCAAGTGTCAGAGGCCCTGGTGGATTTGACTGGTGGCCTAGCGGAACACTGGAGCTTGGGAGACCTCGggtcagaggaggagcagagaccAGAACAGGACAGCGACCAGGTCAGGAGGAGAAGGCTGGACCTGAACCTTCTGTACCCAGTGAGGGATGACTGTGCACTGAGCTGCTCCACTCAGAGCAGCCCTGGAG GTGCCAGTGAGCTGGGTCAGTACCATGCTCTGACTGTCCTGGAGTGGTTGGATGTGAAGACGTCATCAGGGAGCAAAGTACGGCTACTCAGGATCAGAAATCCCTGGGGAAGATGCTGCTTTGGAGGGGCATGGATAGGGAG TGGTGCAGGTTGGAGCTCTGTCGACCCTGTCTGTGCTTCAGAGCTACAAGCCAGGGTGGCTGAGGGCGAGTTCTGGTTGGATGAGGCTGAATTCATGACCCAgtttgatgatgtcacagtgggATACCCCATTACTAAGGAGGGACACCTGAAGAGCATCTATACTG GATGTCTGCTAAAACACTTTCATCAGCTGCCTGGCCGGTGGGTAAAAGGGCATTCAGCTGGCGGTAGCcgaaacagcagcagctatgGTACCAACCCCAAATTTTGGCTcaaagtgagtgagagaggagaggttcTGGTATCCCTGCTGCAGCATAGGAAGTGGAGAAAAATGGATAAATACGCACAAAAGCCACCTGAGGACAGCAAGAACACAAAGCACCAGCACTACCAGGCTACTGCTCTACACATGTGGAAG gTGGAGAAGAAGCGTTTTAATCTGAGCCGGATGTTGAACAAACCTCCTTGTGCTTCTACTCACTGCCACGCCTACGAGAGAGAGGTGGTCCTCCAGGGGCAGCTGGAGCCGGGATACTACCTGCTGATCCCCAGCACCTACCAGCCTGGAGCAGAGGCCCGATTTCTCATCAGGgtcttttcttcatcttccatATCCCTTAG TGCCCTGAAAAGCCCAGCACCTTCACTACCATTAACAACCGATGGTGAGTGGGAGACCAGTTACTTCCGGGGCTCTTGGGTGGAGGGAAGAACAGCAGGAGGAAGCAGGAATTTCCTGTCTCACTGGCAGAACCCCTGCTTCCCTTTTACAGTGTGTGATGACCCAGCAGTGACATCAGGAGTTAACATCAGGATTACCCTGCACCAGAGCCGCCCTGACACTGATCTGCACCCTATTGGCTTCCACATTTACAAG GTCTCAGAAGGGGCATCTGTGCAGATGATCCCCAGGGATGAGGATCCCGTGGCCAGTTGCGTCCCCCACTGTTACACTCAGGATGTCAGTCTGGACTGCAGTCTTCTTCCTGGAACTTACACCATATTAACGTCCACTTATGAGCCTGACTGCCCGGCAGACTTCACCCTCAGCCTGGCTCGCAGAATACACAG gAAGGTGGTGAAGAGTCAAGAGAGACTGGGGAGAGCCATTCAGGAG ACTAGGTCCAGAGCTCTGCTTGGACCTGAGCACAGCCGCCGTTTGAAGCGACCGCAAGAACAGATGACAAGCGGACGGATTGAAGGGATGAAATGA
- the eif4e2 gene encoding eukaryotic translation initiation factor 4E type 2 isoform X1, giving the protein MNNKFDALKDDDSGDHDQDQGSPKDSEKEKTEDEDKEQNNSKKKMVVPGAGEHPLQYNYTFWYSRRTPGRPASTQSYEQNIKQIGSFASVEQFWRFYSHMIRPGDLTGHSDFHLFKEGIKPMWEDDANKMGGKWIIRLRKGLASRCWENLILAMLGEQFMVGEEICGAVVSVRFQEDIISIWNKTASDQATTARIRDTLRRVLNLPPNTIMEYKTHTDSIKAWEDFHGLVNASGGR; this is encoded by the exons ATGAACAACAAATTTGACGC TCTGAAAGATGATGACAGTGGAGACCACGACCAGGACCAAGGCTCACCGAAAGAcagtgagaaggaaaaaactgaagacGAGGACAAGGAACAAAACAATTCCAAGAAAAAG ATGGTGGTGCCAGGGGCGGGAGAGCACCCTCTTCAATACAACTACACCTTCTGGTATTCCAGACGCACCCCAGGGAGACCAGCCAGCACTCAGAGCTACGAACAGAACATCAAACAGATTGGCAGCTTCGCCTCG GTGGAGCAGTTCTGGCGTTTCTATAGTCACATGATCCGGCCAGGTGACCTGACAGGCCATAGTGACTTCCACCTCTTCAAAGAGGGTATTAAACCCATGTGGGAG GATGATGCCAATAAGATGGGTGGGAAGTGGATCATCCGTCTGAGGAAAGGCTTAGCATCTCGTTGCTGGGAGAACCTGATCCTGGCCATGCTGGGGGAGCAGTTCATGGTGGGAGAGGAGATCTGTGGGGCTGTGGTGTCAGTACGCTTCCAG GAGGACATCATCTCCATCTGGAACAAAACAGCTAGTGACCAGGCGACCACTGCACGCATCAGAGACACCCTGCGCAGAGTCCTCAACCTGCCTCCCAACACCATCATGGAgtacaagacacacacagacagcattAA AGCCTGGGAAGACTTCCATGGTCTGGTGAATGCTAGCGGTGGACGTTAG
- the eif4e2 gene encoding eukaryotic translation initiation factor 4E type 2 isoform X2 yields MNNKFDALKDDDSGDHDQDQGSPKDSEKEKTEDEDKEQNNSKKKMVVPGAGEHPLQYNYTFWYSRRTPGRPASTQSYEQNIKQIGSFASVEQFWRFYSHMIRPGDLTGHSDFHLFKEGIKPMWEDDANKMGGKWIIRLRKGLASRCWENLILAMLGEQFMVGEEICGAVVSVRFQEDIISIWNKTASDQATTARIRDTLRRVLNLPPNTIMEYKTHTDSIKYSLGRLPWSGEC; encoded by the exons ATGAACAACAAATTTGACGC TCTGAAAGATGATGACAGTGGAGACCACGACCAGGACCAAGGCTCACCGAAAGAcagtgagaaggaaaaaactgaagacGAGGACAAGGAACAAAACAATTCCAAGAAAAAG ATGGTGGTGCCAGGGGCGGGAGAGCACCCTCTTCAATACAACTACACCTTCTGGTATTCCAGACGCACCCCAGGGAGACCAGCCAGCACTCAGAGCTACGAACAGAACATCAAACAGATTGGCAGCTTCGCCTCG GTGGAGCAGTTCTGGCGTTTCTATAGTCACATGATCCGGCCAGGTGACCTGACAGGCCATAGTGACTTCCACCTCTTCAAAGAGGGTATTAAACCCATGTGGGAG GATGATGCCAATAAGATGGGTGGGAAGTGGATCATCCGTCTGAGGAAAGGCTTAGCATCTCGTTGCTGGGAGAACCTGATCCTGGCCATGCTGGGGGAGCAGTTCATGGTGGGAGAGGAGATCTGTGGGGCTGTGGTGTCAGTACGCTTCCAG GAGGACATCATCTCCATCTGGAACAAAACAGCTAGTGACCAGGCGACCACTGCACGCATCAGAGACACCCTGCGCAGAGTCCTCAACCTGCCTCCCAACACCATCATGGAgtacaagacacacacagacagcattAAGTAT AGCCTGGGAAGACTTCCATGGTCTGGTGAATGCTAG
- the eif4e2 gene encoding eukaryotic translation initiation factor 4E type 2 isoform X3, which translates to MVVPGAGEHPLQYNYTFWYSRRTPGRPASTQSYEQNIKQIGSFASVEQFWRFYSHMIRPGDLTGHSDFHLFKEGIKPMWEDDANKMGGKWIIRLRKGLASRCWENLILAMLGEQFMVGEEICGAVVSVRFQEDIISIWNKTASDQATTARIRDTLRRVLNLPPNTIMEYKTHTDSIKAWEDFHGLVNASGGR; encoded by the exons ATGGTGGTGCCAGGGGCGGGAGAGCACCCTCTTCAATACAACTACACCTTCTGGTATTCCAGACGCACCCCAGGGAGACCAGCCAGCACTCAGAGCTACGAACAGAACATCAAACAGATTGGCAGCTTCGCCTCG GTGGAGCAGTTCTGGCGTTTCTATAGTCACATGATCCGGCCAGGTGACCTGACAGGCCATAGTGACTTCCACCTCTTCAAAGAGGGTATTAAACCCATGTGGGAG GATGATGCCAATAAGATGGGTGGGAAGTGGATCATCCGTCTGAGGAAAGGCTTAGCATCTCGTTGCTGGGAGAACCTGATCCTGGCCATGCTGGGGGAGCAGTTCATGGTGGGAGAGGAGATCTGTGGGGCTGTGGTGTCAGTACGCTTCCAG GAGGACATCATCTCCATCTGGAACAAAACAGCTAGTGACCAGGCGACCACTGCACGCATCAGAGACACCCTGCGCAGAGTCCTCAACCTGCCTCCCAACACCATCATGGAgtacaagacacacacagacagcattAA AGCCTGGGAAGACTTCCATGGTCTGGTGAATGCTAGCGGTGGACGTTAG